A single Staphylococcus muscae DNA region contains:
- a CDS encoding bifunctional 2-keto-4-hydroxyglutarate aldolase/2-keto-3-deoxy-6-phosphogluconate aldolase: MNKWQTLQKLQDNYLVAVVRGKSKEHAISAIQQIIEGGIYNIEVTFTTPQAEDVIAEIIEQVNDEKVVIGAGTVMDAITARIAILNGASYIVSPHFDKEIAKICNLYSTPYLPGCGSVTEITQAMEAGVDVVKLFPGDLLGPNFIKNIHGPIPNVAMMPSGGVSIENLAEWVKKGAFAVGIGSALLKGASDGNDPVIKENTQAFVKKLEEVRR, from the coding sequence ATGAATAAGTGGCAAACACTTCAGAAGTTACAAGACAATTATTTAGTAGCTGTTGTACGCGGGAAGTCTAAGGAACATGCAATTTCAGCAATTCAACAAATTATTGAAGGTGGCATTTATAATATTGAAGTCACTTTCACAACGCCACAAGCTGAAGATGTGATTGCTGAAATAATCGAACAAGTCAATGATGAGAAAGTTGTAATTGGTGCGGGAACAGTGATGGATGCGATTACAGCAAGAATTGCAATTTTGAATGGTGCATCATACATCGTGAGTCCACACTTTGACAAAGAAATTGCAAAAATATGCAACTTATATAGTACACCTTACTTACCAGGCTGTGGTTCCGTAACTGAAATAACACAAGCAATGGAAGCCGGTGTCGATGTTGTGAAGCTCTTCCCTGGTGATTTACTAGGACCTAACTTTATTAAAAACATCCACGGTCCCATTCCAAATGTAGCAATGATGCCATCAGGCGGTGTATCAATAGAAAACCTTGCTGAATGGGTAAAAAAGGGTGCATTTGCAGTGGGAATTGGAAGTGCGTTGTTGAAAGGAGCTTCTGATGGCAATGATCCTGTCATTAAAGAAAATACACAAGCATTTGTAAAAAAACTAGAAGAAGTGAGAAGGTGA
- a CDS encoding sugar kinase → MKLLTFGEILMRLSSPQHEQFSQVKQLEVHYGGAEMNVAIGLSGFGIQTSIVSALPDHVLGDCVIQTLEQHRVDTSHILRHPGRLGVYYLERGFGLRAPKIIYDRKDSVFTKISANDFEIPSYLADYDWFHITGITAGLDKKLLLYMIEVAKQAKALGLTVSCDLNYRALLWDFDTARIEMSELLPYVDVLFGYEPVALPDETRNNKSDKKDGLSRDEDIEVLQPILQEIHEKYEIPYIAFTQRKIFDTKRNRLQGFLSSPQEIVQTHKVDIDILDRVGTGDAFSVGIIYGFMNKWPLQEIVDFGLKNMCYKHTVSGDYSYTSKKQIDELTANGHDIKR, encoded by the coding sequence ATGAAATTACTCACATTTGGCGAAATACTCATGCGCCTTTCATCACCTCAACATGAACAGTTTTCACAAGTTAAACAATTAGAAGTTCATTACGGGGGTGCTGAGATGAATGTTGCAATTGGTTTATCCGGGTTCGGAATTCAAACATCTATCGTTTCAGCTCTGCCAGACCATGTGTTAGGAGATTGTGTGATACAAACACTTGAGCAACACCGTGTTGATACATCACATATATTAAGACATCCGGGAAGATTAGGGGTTTATTACTTAGAGCGTGGTTTTGGATTACGTGCTCCCAAAATTATTTATGATCGCAAAGACAGTGTATTTACAAAAATATCTGCCAATGACTTTGAAATTCCTTCTTATTTGGCCGATTATGATTGGTTTCATATAACAGGTATTACAGCTGGATTAGATAAGAAACTCTTGCTGTATATGATTGAAGTTGCTAAACAAGCTAAAGCGCTTGGATTAACTGTAAGTTGTGATTTGAATTATCGCGCATTACTGTGGGATTTCGACACGGCAAGAATCGAGATGTCTGAATTACTACCATACGTAGACGTATTGTTTGGATACGAGCCAGTTGCTTTGCCAGATGAAACTCGCAATAACAAGAGTGATAAAAAAGATGGTTTATCACGTGATGAAGATATAGAAGTACTTCAACCTATTTTGCAAGAAATACATGAAAAATATGAAATACCTTATATCGCATTTACACAGAGAAAAATTTTTGACACAAAAAGAAACCGCTTACAAGGATTTTTGTCATCGCCTCAAGAGATTGTACAAACACATAAAGTAGACATTGATATTTTAGACCGCGTAGGAACAGGTGATGCGTTCAGTGTAGGCATTATTTATGGATTTATGAACAAGTGGCCGTTACAAGAAATTGTAGATTTTGGACTTAAAAACATGTGTTACAAGCATACAGTTTCTGGAGATTATAGCTATACATCAAAAAAACAAATTGATGAATTGACAGCTAACGGACACGATATTAAGCGTTAG